The Methanocellales archaeon genome has a window encoding:
- a CDS encoding transglutaminase-like domain-containing protein, whose protein sequence is MSSIRRGLIKETIAITLVLNLLVVSSLGCVKLDSGPATTPIPTLTSTETTTPTIEEDELTLELKNLPELDWALKRIFKPSAFVEDRDYIRMVLDIYKSNPRMSNLSGEPLLYAILWLGIEDGQRSDFAHHVDVEYLESDIIPLAKGITTMSSNDTQAVKAIQEWQKNAIKYAPTQRPTLKNTLENEEGGCVEKSKLIVTLCRSVGIPARLVWSKQINHAWAQAYVEGSWVDVASSGLLDHDEDGFITYSDLRELNLTNMADVFVEPPYYAFEGYGYDRLDLTLGYNRCVIEQMITEAQDTIGSARDLEENVSQAKELLFQWENEKSSVERNRIGRQIMESLLSATMSIEEDVSTQDVLVVFLEDLPRFLVEAPDGELVYTPRQYIEPFEDVPNAIVSWRRLEGSLLNSDPKVLCIFDTVPSENLGKEMYLEQAETPPILDLFAVLSIKQLIEKYDLDVKTNIVIGISNVTEFEVWGRPEIDSLALLFDTYYRDAPALMLEFVQAINRAQNQSEMVEFWLPPTLGENYSYRISAAGPVISENGDFIGYSLMFRVWLSTTIGRLTVDVGSGHLGEYLKYEYTNLVFIDEIGRVYGPEEKDGKYYYKAGPSILFPLRYIDCSNKDDRYYFQTCPSILNLQGGSHLKIQRQDGLILINTKSFS, encoded by the coding sequence GTGTCTAGTATTCGAAGGGGGTTGATAAAGGAAACGATCGCTATTACTTTAGTATTGAACTTATTAGTTGTATCTTCTTTAGGATGCGTAAAATTAGATTCAGGTCCCGCCACAACACCCATTCCGACTCTGACGTCAACTGAAACGACAACGCCAACAATAGAGGAGGATGAACTCACCCTTGAACTGAAAAATTTGCCAGAGCTGGATTGGGCATTGAAGAGGATTTTTAAACCCTCGGCATTCGTAGAGGACAGGGATTACATCAGGATGGTATTAGACATCTACAAATCAAACCCCAGAATGAGCAACCTCTCAGGAGAGCCCCTACTCTATGCTATTTTATGGCTAGGCATCGAAGATGGTCAGCGAAGTGATTTCGCTCACCACGTGGATGTTGAATACTTGGAAAGTGATATAATCCCCTTAGCAAAGGGAATCACGACCATGTCCAGTAACGACACTCAGGCCGTGAAAGCAATTCAGGAGTGGCAAAAAAATGCCATAAAATACGCTCCAACACAACGTCCGACGCTCAAGAATACACTCGAAAATGAAGAGGGTGGGTGTGTTGAGAAGTCCAAGTTAATTGTTACACTTTGCAGATCAGTGGGGATACCTGCAAGGTTGGTTTGGTCCAAGCAAATCAATCATGCCTGGGCACAAGCATACGTTGAGGGGAGTTGGGTAGATGTCGCTTCCTCAGGCCTGCTAGATCATGATGAGGATGGTTTCATAACATATTCGGACCTTAGAGAGCTTAACTTAACAAATATGGCCGATGTGTTTGTTGAACCGCCCTACTATGCCTTCGAGGGATACGGTTACGACCGATTAGACCTAACACTCGGATACAATAGATGTGTCATCGAACAAATGATTACTGAGGCACAAGATACAATAGGATCTGCACGGGATTTAGAGGAAAACGTAAGTCAGGCAAAAGAATTACTTTTTCAGTGGGAGAATGAAAAATCATCAGTGGAGCGAAATAGGATCGGCAGACAAATTATGGAATCCTTATTAAGCGCCACCATGAGCATTGAGGAGGACGTTAGCACCCAGGACGTTCTCGTGGTCTTCCTCGAGGATCTTCCACGATTTCTCGTAGAAGCACCTGACGGCGAGTTGGTATACACTCCCAGACAATATATCGAGCCGTTTGAAGATGTGCCCAATGCCATTGTCTCTTGGAGGCGTTTAGAGGGGTCGCTGCTTAATTCAGATCCAAAGGTTCTTTGTATTTTCGACACCGTTCCCAGTGAAAACCTAGGAAAGGAGATGTATTTAGAACAAGCAGAGACACCTCCGATACTTGATTTGTTTGCTGTGCTTTCAATAAAACAACTAATCGAAAAATACGACCTTGACGTAAAAACCAATATCGTAATCGGCATATCTAATGTTACTGAGTTCGAGGTCTGGGGCAGACCTGAGATCGACTCCCTTGCCCTGCTCTTTGACACGTATTATAGGGATGCTCCTGCCCTTATGCTAGAATTCGTTCAGGCTATAAACAGAGCTCAAAATCAGTCCGAGATGGTAGAGTTTTGGCTTCCTCCCACATTAGGTGAAAATTACTCCTATCGCATATCAGCCGCTGGTCCTGTGATCAGCGAAAATGGCGATTTTATCGGTTACTCCCTCATGTTTAGAGTTTGGCTAAGCACAACCATCGGTAGGTTGACAGTGGATGTAGGATCAGGGCATTTGGGGGAGTATCTGAAATATGAGTACACCAATCTTGTGTTTATTGATGAAATCGGGAGAGTTTACGGACCAGAGGAAAAGGATGGTAAATACTACTATAAAGCGGGTCCGTCGATATTATTTCCTCTCCGGTATATCGATTGTTCCAATAAAGACGATAGATATTATTTCCAGACCTGCCCCTCAATACTTAATTTACAGGGGGGGTCTCACCTTAAGATTCAGCGACAAGATGGGCTCATCCTAATTAACACTAAGTCATTTAGCTAG
- the hypF gene encoding carbamoyltransferase HypF: protein MSKKIHVYGIVQGVGFRPFVYRIAHEHGLRGYVLNFGNGVEIWIEGDDEKMDEFLHDLKTESPPLSKIDKMVIENAPEKGFEDFTIKKSKKSSSIKSSIIPPDVDICDDCLSEMFNPSDRRYHYPFTVCMDCGPRYTTVSCLPYDRQNTTMVDFPLCKRCNEEYTSPRDRRHHAQSICCSDCGPRMMLYDDKRELVLENHSNEAILKTAKLLDDGSIVAIKGIGGVHIAAKATDDEPLLRLRKNLGRLEQPFAVMTRDVETARNFTLMKPIEEELLTSYRKPIVVLEKSGVYHLSQYVAPGLHNIAVFLPYAGLHHLLFRALEEPTCVMTSANLPRRPMITSNAEAFEKLDGIADYYLLHNRRIANRADDSVVRVIGDKTSFIRRSRGYVPEPITMPFTFETDTLGVGPEINNTVTVLRGDQAYVSQYIGDTKKIETLRYHNEVVDHLKQLTGINPLIWGCDLHPSFNTTHYALENAEKTMKVQHHHAHLVSLMADAMLPRDVKIIGIAADGAGYGTDGTIWGGEILEVGYDDFRRCASLETQPMPGGDAAAYYPSRMVLGILSKVLSDDELAKIKLRFKHYEEGGIVIEQLRRNVNVIPTTSTGRVLDAISSLLGITHHRSYEGEPAMKLESMARKGKSVEIPLRFKTERLGSENRVVLDTTQIVLDIYENLDVHSRSDLAFSAEDAIATGLAELAINAAEKGGIGTIGLSGGVAYNEHITTRVKEIVEASDFTFIRQDKIPTGDGGVSLGQAIIASLMADNNVMVSI from the coding sequence ATGAGCAAAAAAATTCACGTTTATGGGATCGTTCAAGGTGTAGGATTTCGCCCTTTTGTGTATAGAATTGCCCATGAACATGGATTGAGAGGGTACGTACTTAATTTCGGAAATGGCGTTGAGATCTGGATCGAAGGTGACGATGAAAAGATGGACGAATTCCTTCACGACCTGAAGACAGAGAGTCCTCCCCTTTCAAAAATCGACAAGATGGTCATTGAAAATGCACCTGAGAAGGGTTTTGAGGATTTCACGATAAAAAAGAGCAAAAAAAGCAGCAGCATCAAATCTTCAATAATCCCCCCGGATGTCGACATTTGCGATGATTGCCTCAGCGAGATGTTCAATCCGAGCGACCGCAGATATCATTACCCCTTCACCGTTTGCATGGACTGCGGTCCCAGGTATACCACCGTCTCTTGTTTGCCCTATGACAGGCAAAATACGACGATGGTCGATTTTCCTCTTTGTAAAAGATGCAATGAAGAGTATACCTCGCCCAGGGATAGAAGGCATCATGCACAATCGATATGTTGCAGTGATTGCGGTCCGAGGATGATGTTATATGATGATAAAAGAGAGCTGGTCCTAGAAAACCATAGTAACGAAGCCATCCTCAAAACTGCAAAACTTCTGGATGATGGAAGTATAGTTGCAATCAAAGGAATCGGTGGAGTGCACATAGCTGCAAAAGCCACTGATGACGAGCCATTACTACGCCTAAGGAAAAATCTTGGGAGGCTTGAGCAGCCTTTTGCGGTCATGACCAGAGATGTGGAAACTGCAAGGAACTTCACTTTGATGAAGCCCATCGAAGAAGAGCTTCTGACCAGCTACAGAAAGCCGATAGTGGTTTTAGAAAAGAGCGGGGTGTACCATCTTTCCCAATATGTCGCCCCTGGGCTACACAACATCGCCGTTTTTTTACCCTATGCAGGCCTGCATCATCTGCTATTCAGAGCTCTCGAGGAGCCGACATGTGTGATGACCAGTGCAAACCTGCCAAGGAGGCCGATGATAACGAGCAATGCAGAGGCTTTTGAGAAATTGGATGGGATCGCAGATTACTACCTGCTTCACAACAGAAGGATAGCAAACCGAGCCGATGACTCCGTTGTTAGGGTGATAGGAGATAAAACGAGTTTCATCAGGAGATCGAGGGGGTATGTTCCAGAGCCGATCACCATGCCTTTTACCTTTGAGACAGATACGCTGGGTGTCGGCCCTGAAATAAATAACACAGTGACCGTCTTGAGGGGGGATCAAGCATATGTATCCCAGTATATCGGAGATACAAAAAAGATAGAGACGCTGCGATACCACAATGAAGTCGTGGACCATCTAAAACAATTGACCGGAATAAACCCCCTTATATGGGGCTGCGACCTTCACCCCAGCTTTAATACAACTCACTATGCCTTGGAAAATGCAGAAAAAACGATGAAGGTGCAACATCATCATGCACATCTGGTCTCACTCATGGCTGATGCTATGCTTCCTAGAGATGTAAAGATCATAGGAATCGCTGCTGATGGAGCTGGTTATGGAACAGACGGAACTATCTGGGGGGGAGAAATCCTGGAAGTCGGTTATGATGATTTCAGGCGATGTGCGAGCCTGGAAACCCAACCAATGCCGGGCGGAGACGCTGCTGCATATTATCCCTCACGCATGGTTCTTGGAATCCTGAGCAAAGTCTTGAGCGATGATGAATTGGCGAAGATTAAACTGCGATTTAAACATTACGAAGAGGGGGGAATCGTCATCGAGCAACTAAGGCGGAATGTCAATGTAATACCCACAACAAGCACTGGCCGAGTGCTGGATGCGATATCCTCGCTTCTGGGCATAACACACCATAGGAGCTATGAGGGAGAGCCTGCAATGAAATTGGAAAGCATGGCCAGAAAGGGTAAGAGCGTGGAAATACCCTTGAGATTCAAGACAGAACGACTGGGGTCTGAAAATAGAGTGGTGCTCGATACGACCCAAATCGTATTGGATATTTATGAAAACTTAGATGTCCATTCCAGGTCAGATCTGGCATTTTCTGCAGAGGATGCCATTGCAACCGGCCTGGCAGAACTTGCCATAAATGCTGCTGAAAAAGGAGGCATTGGGACGATCGGCCTCAGTGGAGGTGTTGCATATAACGAACACATAACCACAAGAGTGAAAGAAATCGTGGAAGCGAGTGACTTCACGTTCATCAGACAAGACAAGATACCAACCGGAGATGGGGGGGTATCCCTGGGACAAGCGATTATAGCCAGCTTGATGGCTGATAATAATGTAATGGTTAGCATTTAA
- the hypC gene encoding HypC/HybG/HupF family hydrogenase formation chaperone, producing MCLAVPGKIVKIDEAQKVAIVDFGGLKQEVRLDLVDVNESHIGHYALVHVGYVIQIMSPEQGEETLGLFREYADAVEKDILAEQLALRKKGLG from the coding sequence ATGTGCCTTGCAGTTCCGGGAAAAATTGTGAAGATCGATGAGGCCCAAAAGGTCGCAATAGTTGATTTTGGGGGCCTTAAACAGGAAGTGAGGTTGGACCTTGTTGACGTAAATGAGAGCCATATAGGCCATTACGCATTAGTGCATGTCGGCTATGTCATCCAGATCATGTCACCTGAACAGGGTGAGGAGACCCTCGGATTATTTCGTGAGTACGCCGATGCGGTGGAAAAGGATATCCTAGCTGAGCAACTTGCACTTAGGAAAAAAGGTCTTGGTTAG
- the hypA gene encoding hydrogenase maturation nickel metallochaperone HypA, producing the protein MHEYSVAMEICEVVLETARNNAAKKVTSIDIDLGELTHINPDQLTFCLEILAKGGLMEGAKLNIVSTPSKIKCDCGYEGVLSTDRPPMISDLAFNLACPECGNPVPNIISGKGINVRNIKIELDD; encoded by the coding sequence ATGCACGAGTACAGCGTAGCGATGGAAATATGTGAGGTTGTCTTGGAAACAGCTAGGAATAATGCTGCTAAAAAAGTAACTTCGATAGATATAGATTTGGGCGAGCTAACTCATATAAATCCAGACCAGCTGACCTTTTGCCTTGAAATTCTGGCCAAGGGGGGCCTGATGGAGGGTGCCAAGCTGAATATCGTGAGCACCCCCTCAAAGATAAAATGTGATTGTGGTTATGAAGGTGTTTTGTCTACTGATAGACCTCCCATGATATCTGATTTGGCATTTAATCTGGCCTGTCCGGAATGTGGAAATCCCGTTCCAAATATCATTTCGGGCAAAGGGATAAACGTTAGAAACATCAAAATTGAACTGGATGATTGA
- the hypB gene encoding hydrogenase nickel incorporation protein HypB translates to MCEIEVEVGHDVLEANEELALRNRHLLNGFGIIAFNIMGAIGSGKTTLIELAIERLGCRYRIGVIAGDIVADIDANRFKRYGVPVIAMNTGKECHLDALLVKNALDQLPLEDLDILLIENVGNLICPADYSLGESKRVVIVSVSEGDDIVEKHPMIFRTCDLAIVNKVDISEAVGADADKMVSDALRLNPSIKVLKTSKKVGESIDGWIEFIEESVDAYG, encoded by the coding sequence ATGTGTGAGATCGAAGTTGAAGTGGGGCATGATGTTTTAGAGGCAAACGAAGAACTCGCCTTGCGAAATCGTCATTTATTAAATGGTTTTGGCATCATTGCTTTTAACATCATGGGCGCTATAGGTTCTGGAAAAACGACCTTGATAGAATTGGCGATCGAGAGGCTTGGCTGCAGGTATCGCATAGGCGTGATTGCAGGGGACATAGTGGCAGACATTGATGCAAACCGTTTTAAGCGGTATGGTGTGCCGGTCATCGCTATGAATACAGGAAAAGAGTGCCATCTGGACGCTCTTTTGGTTAAAAATGCTTTGGATCAGTTGCCCTTGGAGGATTTGGACATTTTGTTAATAGAGAACGTTGGCAACCTGATCTGTCCTGCGGACTATTCGCTCGGAGAGTCTAAAAGGGTCGTTATCGTCAGCGTCAGCGAAGGCGACGACATAGTGGAAAAACATCCGATGATATTCAGGACTTGCGACTTAGCTATCGTGAACAAGGTGGACATCTCTGAGGCTGTAGGAGCTGATGCAGATAAGATGGTCTCTGATGCCCTCAGGTTAAATCCGTCCATCAAGGTCCTGAAAACGAGCAAGAAGGTCGGAGAAAGCATCGACGGTTGGATCGAGTTCATTGAGGAGAGCGTAGATGCATACGGGTGA
- the hypE gene encoding hydrogenase expression/formation protein HypE: MHTGEADLSEKTITLAHGAGGVLMQELISQVLKNISPHSVGSVGLSDLDDGATVFIGDREVVLTTDSHVIKPLFFPGGDIGKIAVCGTINDLAVMGARPIALTSSIIVEEGFSIAKLERIVRSMNEIANEADVAIITGDTKVMEKGALDNLVLNTSGIGVANEVIRDSGLNVGDKVIVTGTIGDHGISLLAFREGFSFETELESDAAPLWGTIKAALDVGGVTAMKDPTRGGLASALNEMAKKSCVGILIREDQIPFRDAVRAASEMLGIDPLEVANEGKAIIGVKPDNADLVLEAIQKTKYGREARIIGEVTEEHKKKVVLETGLGGKRYVETPLGEPIPRVC, translated from the coding sequence ATGCATACGGGTGAAGCAGACCTCTCTGAAAAAACCATCACCCTTGCGCATGGTGCTGGCGGGGTCCTCATGCAGGAGTTGATATCCCAAGTCCTCAAGAACATATCGCCCCACAGTGTTGGCAGCGTTGGCTTATCTGATCTTGATGATGGTGCAACCGTTTTCATAGGTGATAGGGAGGTTGTGCTCACCACAGACAGTCACGTTATCAAGCCATTATTCTTTCCTGGCGGCGATATTGGTAAAATTGCAGTTTGTGGAACCATAAACGATCTGGCAGTCATGGGTGCCCGTCCCATTGCTTTAACCAGTAGCATTATCGTAGAGGAGGGTTTCTCCATTGCAAAACTGGAACGGATCGTCCGGTCCATGAATGAAATTGCCAATGAGGCAGATGTAGCGATCATCACCGGCGACACCAAGGTCATGGAAAAGGGTGCACTGGACAATTTGGTACTCAACACCTCTGGTATCGGGGTTGCCAATGAAGTAATACGTGACTCCGGTCTAAATGTTGGCGATAAGGTTATCGTCACGGGAACGATCGGTGACCATGGCATATCGCTCTTAGCGTTCAGAGAAGGATTCTCCTTTGAGACTGAGTTGGAGTCCGATGCAGCGCCCTTGTGGGGCACGATCAAGGCAGCATTGGATGTTGGAGGAGTCACTGCGATGAAAGATCCCACAAGGGGTGGGTTAGCTTCTGCTTTAAATGAGATGGCAAAGAAAAGCTGCGTTGGGATATTAATTAGGGAGGATCAGATTCCCTTTAGAGATGCAGTTCGGGCAGCATCAGAGATGCTTGGCATTGATCCTTTAGAGGTGGCGAATGAAGGCAAAGCCATAATCGGTGTGAAGCCCGATAATGCCGATCTCGTTCTAGAAGCCATCCAAAAGACAAAATATGGTCGAGAAGCGAGAATAATAGGGGAAGTCACCGAAGAGCACAAGAAAAAGGTAGTATTGGAAACAGGACTTGGTGGAAAGAGATACGTTGAAACGCCTCTGGGGGAACCAATTCCAAGGGTCTGCTAG
- a CDS encoding hydrogenase maturation protease: protein MVLLRTVVLCCGNPLMGDDGVGFYILEKLRSKDLPVELIDAGTGGLGILSFLEHVDRVIIIDALSSGGEIGKIHRFTYKDLPDPASMHFSLHELGLVDVLKIGEKVMSMPDDILIIGVEIERSNQITVGLTPKVNEAVPKVVEMVLDELSIE from the coding sequence GTGGTACTTCTGAGAACCGTTGTCTTATGCTGTGGGAATCCCTTGATGGGTGATGATGGGGTTGGTTTTTACATCTTAGAGAAGCTTAGGAGTAAGGACCTGCCTGTGGAGCTGATAGATGCTGGTACTGGCGGTCTTGGCATTCTCAGTTTTCTGGAACATGTCGACAGGGTAATCATCATCGATGCCCTGAGTTCAGGAGGGGAGATTGGTAAGATACATAGGTTCACCTACAAAGACCTTCCAGATCCTGCTTCGATGCACTTCTCATTGCATGAGCTTGGCTTAGTTGACGTGCTAAAGATCGGAGAAAAAGTCATGTCGATGCCAGATGACATCCTCATCATAGGGGTTGAAATTGAGAGATCAAACCAAATCACCGTTGGGCTGACACCGAAAGTGAATGAAGCAGTGCCAAAAGTGGTGGAAATGGTATTGGACGAGCTATCTATCGAATAA
- a CDS encoding N-6 DNA methylase, giving the protein MKSDLDLKTYERNIYERIDLLIRHFHAVSDKLVDEEDVKSSIIDRFIDILGWDLGDTLEVKKEQKTEGRKKADYALKVGGKTKIYIEAKSLDKDLEKGFDKTPGEGKRTYIEQTINYAYNSGVSWALLTNGKRWILFNAYWKGTHRDRIAFDLEIEDFLKDNNFDKIKLLAKEYVVAGKLDEYFKERPFRNPVDEEVVAFLLECRRALTESVIKNNEGKYTTDQLREGIHRILDRLVFYKICEDRDILDYGRIKKTFDIFREDKSSQSFVIGLKSYYDWFNRIYDGEMFGPHFCEEFIVDNSVYEMLVDGLYQYDFATIDADILGRIYENYLGNTLQELEKGLKWVIDSKERKRFGQYYTPQYVVDYIIDNVGITRDSKILDPSCGSGAFLIKAYDKLKLLNHEHVKRIATKKKHNISEEDFKKWQEEELPKIESKSINQILARNIHGVDLNPESVELTKINLWLRSIQKDTPLNKLENNIACGNSLISGTEEELRKYFGDDWEEKRPFDWEEEFKDIFDKGGFDVVMGNPPYIRFDNLNEDEREYLFSKYKSAVQKCDIFSFFIERGIQNLKERGFLGFIVSSSWFSQHSFSKLRKLILDECAIRQIILTPEDTFKDAAVQTVIIILQKTNSKEIRDKNQITVCRFAKDISINNKHLIPQNIYLENKENLFILDWTPSHRKMDKKFAIATEELKNVVDLSFGIMTGDDSKFTYSEKQHPTEDKQVLRGGNVKRYRISWSGEYVWYVPDVMRKHKDTARPGESARFETEKLIIKREGAGSITAAIDYDGYYTIGSTFIVNKKDPQYDLRYILGLLNSKLLNYWYGQRYKTVTQSINSYQKIPVKKASKSEQEPIIKLVDKMLFLHKELPNINTNFFDYVDLRPKLKDTNLGYYFNLLKMNDKKVLNNANGLKGKIKKVKAREEGEWLIVSVDYGDENKKSVEDFDVLKCRFENLTFTKFIKHCILDYGKSIGEGNILDRILKMENIPIFDNKSDVKNQQVIDEIMGSFLPASERKEKIEKEIEETDKTIDQMVYELYSLTEEEIKIVEASA; this is encoded by the coding sequence GTGAAGAGTGATTTAGACTTAAAAACCTATGAAAGAAATATCTACGAAAGAATCGATTTGCTTATTCGACATTTTCATGCTGTTTCTGATAAACTGGTAGATGAAGAAGACGTTAAATCGAGTATTATCGACAGGTTTATCGATATTTTGGGTTGGGATTTAGGCGATACCTTAGAGGTCAAAAAAGAGCAAAAAACCGAGGGCAGAAAAAAGGCGGATTACGCCCTAAAAGTTGGCGGGAAAACAAAAATTTACATCGAAGCAAAAAGTCTCGACAAAGACTTGGAAAAAGGATTCGATAAGACACCCGGCGAGGGAAAGAGGACATACATTGAACAAACCATCAACTACGCTTATAACAGTGGCGTAAGCTGGGCGCTACTCACAAACGGAAAACGATGGATATTATTCAATGCCTATTGGAAAGGGACTCACAGGGACAGAATTGCTTTCGATCTCGAAATCGAGGATTTCCTAAAGGACAACAATTTTGACAAAATCAAGCTTCTTGCCAAGGAATATGTTGTAGCTGGAAAATTAGACGAGTATTTCAAAGAGAGGCCTTTCAGAAATCCTGTTGATGAAGAGGTTGTAGCCTTCCTGCTTGAATGCCGAAGAGCCTTAACGGAATCCGTAATTAAAAATAACGAGGGCAAATACACCACCGACCAATTAAGAGAGGGTATACATCGCATTTTGGACAGGTTGGTGTTTTACAAGATTTGTGAGGATAGAGACATCTTGGATTATGGCAGGATCAAGAAAACTTTTGATATATTCCGAGAGGATAAATCCAGTCAATCTTTCGTAATTGGATTAAAGTCGTACTATGACTGGTTCAATAGAATCTATGATGGCGAAATGTTCGGTCCGCATTTTTGTGAAGAATTCATCGTGGATAACAGTGTCTATGAAATGCTGGTGGACGGATTATACCAATACGATTTCGCAACGATCGATGCTGACATATTAGGCAGAATCTACGAAAATTATCTCGGCAACACCCTGCAGGAACTGGAAAAAGGCTTGAAGTGGGTTATCGATAGCAAAGAACGAAAGAGATTCGGACAATACTACACTCCGCAGTACGTTGTCGACTACATCATCGATAATGTTGGGATCACCAGAGACTCCAAAATACTGGACCCTTCCTGTGGCTCTGGCGCCTTTCTGATAAAAGCCTATGACAAGTTAAAACTTCTAAATCATGAGCATGTAAAGCGAATAGCAACGAAGAAAAAACACAACATATCGGAAGAGGATTTCAAAAAATGGCAGGAGGAAGAGCTGCCGAAGATAGAGTCAAAAAGCATCAATCAAATTTTAGCGCGAAACATACATGGTGTAGACCTCAATCCTGAATCGGTAGAGCTGACAAAGATCAATTTGTGGCTCAGAAGCATCCAGAAAGACACCCCTCTGAACAAACTGGAAAATAACATCGCATGCGGTAACAGCCTGATTTCTGGCACAGAAGAGGAATTGAGAAAATATTTCGGGGATGACTGGGAAGAAAAGCGACCTTTTGATTGGGAAGAAGAATTTAAAGATATTTTTGATAAGGGTGGGTTTGATGTTGTGATGGGAAATCCGCCTTATATTCGATTTGACAACCTGAACGAAGATGAACGGGAATATCTTTTCTCGAAATACAAGTCGGCAGTCCAAAAGTGCGATATTTTCTCATTCTTCATAGAAAGAGGGATTCAAAATCTAAAAGAAAGAGGATTTCTTGGATTTATTGTTTCTTCATCGTGGTTTTCCCAACATAGTTTCAGCAAACTCAGAAAATTAATTCTTGATGAATGTGCCATAAGACAAATTATTTTAACGCCGGAAGATACTTTCAAAGATGCCGCAGTTCAGACCGTAATAATTATTCTTCAAAAAACAAACTCGAAAGAAATAAGAGACAAAAATCAAATAACCGTTTGCCGATTCGCTAAGGATATATCTATCAATAACAAGCACTTGATACCGCAGAATATCTACCTTGAAAACAAAGAAAATCTCTTTATCTTGGATTGGACCCCATCCCATAGAAAGATGGATAAGAAATTTGCCATTGCAACTGAAGAGCTGAAAAATGTAGTTGATTTGTCGTTTGGCATAATGACTGGCGATGACTCCAAATTCACATATTCTGAAAAACAACATCCGACAGAAGATAAACAAGTGCTTCGCGGGGGAAACGTTAAACGTTATAGAATATCTTGGAGTGGCGAATATGTCTGGTATGTTCCAGATGTCATGCGAAAGCATAAAGACACTGCGAGACCAGGCGAATCGGCCAGATTTGAAACGGAAAAACTTATCATAAAACGTGAAGGAGCAGGCTCTATAACCGCTGCGATAGACTACGATGGATATTATACAATTGGCTCAACCTTCATAGTGAATAAAAAAGATCCGCAGTACGATCTCAGATATATATTGGGACTTTTGAACTCTAAACTTCTGAATTATTGGTATGGACAGCGCTATAAAACAGTGACGCAGTCGATAAATTCCTATCAGAAAATTCCTGTGAAAAAAGCATCTAAATCCGAGCAGGAGCCAATAATAAAACTCGTCGACAAAATGCTCTTCCTCCACAAAGAGCTTCCAAATATTAACACCAACTTCTTTGATTATGTCGATCTGCGCCCCAAGTTGAAGGATACCAACCTCGGCTATTACTTCAACCTGCTTAAAATGAACGACAAAAAAGTGCTGAACAATGCCAATGGCCTAAAAGGTAAAATCAAGAAGGTCAAAGCAAGAGAAGAAGGCGAATGGCTTATCGTTTCTGTGGATTATGGGGATGAGAACAAGAAGTCGGTTGAAGATTTTGATGTCTTAAAATGCCGATTTGAAAATCTAACCTTCACTAAATTTATCAAGCATTGCATACTGGATTATGGCAAGAGCATCGGCGAGGGAAATATCTTGGACCGAATTTTGAAGATGGAAAACATACCGATTTTTGATAACAAGAGCGATGTCAAGAATCAGCAAGTCATCGATGAAATCATGGGTTCGTTCTTGCCTGCATCAGAACGGAAGGAGAAAATAGAGAAGGAAATCGAAGAGACGGATAAAACGATCGATCAAATGGTTTATGAGTTGTATAGTCTAACCGAAGAAGAAATTAAAATCGTTGAAGCCTCTGCTTAA